From BD1-7 clade bacterium, one genomic window encodes:
- the rpoC gene encoding DNA-directed RNA polymerase subunit beta' produces MKDLLNILKSQGQTEEFDSIRIGLASPEMIRSWSFGEVKKPETINYRTFKPERDGLFCAKIFGPIKDYECLCGKYKRLKHRGVICEKCGVEVALAKVRRERMGHIELAAPVAHIWFLKSLPSRIGLLLDMTLRDIERILYFESYVVVEPGMTTLEAGQLLNDDQYYEALEEFGDEFVAKMGAEAIQGLMLNLHLDDEVQRLREEIPATNSETKIKKLSKRLKLIEAFMASGNKPEWMIMQVLPVLPPDLRPLVPLDGGRFATSDLNDLYRRVINRNNRLKRLLDLSAPDIIVRNEKRMLQESVDALLDNGRRGRAITGSNKRPLKSLADMIKGKQGRFRQNLLGKRVDYSGRSVIVVGPTLRLHQCGLPKKMALELFKPFIFGKLEARGLATTIKAAKKMVEREPPEVWDILAEVIREHPVLLNRAPTLHRLGIQAFEPVLIEGKAIQLHPLVCAAFNADFDGDQMAVHVPLTLEAQLEARALMMSTNNILAPASGEPIIVPSQDVVLGLYWMTRERVNAKGEATVFSGVKEVSRAYATGSVDLQARIRARITEYRPDENETLVEKTSLVETTVGRVLLWEKVPAGLPFSLVNRPMAKKAISAALDESYRHCGLKDTVIFADQLMYTGFEYSTKSGCSIGVNDFAIPDEKAKIIDDAQDEVGEIQQQFTAGLVTQGEKYNKVIDIWSRANELVAAAMMDGISKEIVKNRKGDDEEQGSFNSVFIYADSGARGSPAQIRQLAGMRGLMAKPDGSIIETPITSNFREGLSVLQYFISTHGARKGLADTALKTANSGYLTRRLVDVAQDVVVTEDDCGTERGIAMTPVIEGGDIIETLGDRVLGRTVLEDVVMPGTDEVVIEGGTLIDEEWVVRLESMAIDEIYVRSGITCETRHGVCSACYGRDLARGHRVGVGESVGVIAAQSIGEPGTQLTMRTFHIGGAASRATADDSIQVKHEGSIRLHNIKVVERDDGKLVATSRSGELSVIDTNGRERERYKLPYGSVIGKKDGQVCAAGDIVANWDPHMHPIVTEVAGKAKFSGMDEGISISRQTDELTGLSSIRVIDPTERPAAGKDLRPAITLVDDEGNELCLAGTNVPAHYFLPANAIVGLSDGDTVSVGDVLARIPQEGSKTRDITGGLPRVADLFEARKPKESAILAEISGTVSWGKETKGKRRLVITPPEGVTLADGKDHYEALIPKWRNFSVFEGETVEKGEVVSDGPSNPHDILRLKGVVALTNYIVSEVQDVYRLQGVKINDKHIEIIIRQMLRKTEITEMGDSSFIKGEQVELARISEQNQVLKADSKIPAQYERVLLGITKASLATESFISAASFQETTRVLTEAAVHGKRDYLRGLKENVVVGRLIPAGTGLSYHLDRKEQKESADTGVSASDVEAALAEAFGQSSDI; encoded by the coding sequence TTGAAAGACTTATTAAATATTTTGAAGTCCCAGGGACAAACGGAAGAGTTTGATTCCATCCGAATTGGATTGGCATCGCCAGAAATGATCCGTTCCTGGTCTTTCGGCGAAGTGAAAAAGCCAGAGACAATCAACTACCGTACGTTCAAGCCAGAGCGTGACGGTTTGTTTTGCGCAAAAATCTTTGGTCCGATCAAAGATTACGAATGTTTGTGTGGCAAATATAAGCGCCTCAAGCATCGTGGCGTCATTTGTGAAAAGTGTGGTGTTGAGGTTGCGCTGGCCAAGGTGCGCCGTGAGCGCATGGGTCACATTGAGCTTGCAGCGCCAGTTGCGCATATCTGGTTTTTGAAATCATTGCCGTCGCGCATTGGTTTGTTGTTGGATATGACACTGCGTGATATCGAACGCATTCTGTACTTTGAATCGTACGTGGTTGTTGAGCCTGGTATGACAACCCTTGAGGCGGGTCAGCTGCTGAACGACGACCAATACTACGAAGCATTGGAAGAATTCGGTGATGAATTTGTCGCTAAAATGGGCGCTGAAGCGATTCAGGGCTTGATGTTGAATCTTCATCTTGATGATGAAGTTCAGCGCTTGCGTGAAGAGATTCCAGCGACCAATAGTGAAACCAAGATCAAGAAGCTATCTAAGCGCTTGAAGCTTATTGAGGCCTTCATGGCATCCGGCAACAAGCCTGAGTGGATGATCATGCAGGTATTGCCAGTACTTCCACCAGATCTGCGTCCTTTGGTGCCGCTGGATGGTGGTCGTTTTGCGACATCGGATCTCAATGATCTGTACCGTCGAGTGATTAACCGTAATAACCGTTTGAAGCGTCTGTTAGATCTTAGTGCGCCTGACATCATTGTTCGTAACGAAAAGCGTATGTTGCAAGAGTCCGTTGATGCATTGTTGGATAATGGTCGTCGTGGACGTGCTATTACCGGTTCTAACAAGCGCCCATTGAAATCGCTTGCTGATATGATCAAAGGTAAGCAAGGTCGTTTTCGTCAGAACTTGTTGGGTAAGCGAGTCGACTACTCAGGTCGTTCGGTTATCGTGGTTGGCCCTACGTTGCGTTTGCATCAGTGCGGTTTGCCAAAGAAGATGGCGTTGGAGCTGTTTAAGCCATTCATTTTCGGCAAGCTTGAAGCCCGTGGGTTGGCAACAACCATTAAAGCTGCGAAGAAAATGGTTGAGCGTGAGCCGCCAGAGGTTTGGGATATTCTTGCTGAAGTTATTCGTGAGCATCCGGTTTTATTGAACCGTGCACCAACACTCCACCGTTTGGGTATTCAGGCATTTGAGCCAGTACTGATCGAAGGTAAAGCGATTCAGTTGCACCCGTTAGTATGTGCAGCGTTCAACGCCGACTTTGACGGCGATCAGATGGCTGTACACGTTCCGCTCACACTCGAAGCGCAGTTAGAAGCACGCGCTTTGATGATGTCGACGAACAATATTCTTGCGCCTGCATCAGGTGAGCCGATTATTGTACCTTCCCAGGATGTTGTTTTGGGGCTGTACTGGATGACGCGTGAACGTGTCAATGCAAAAGGCGAGGCTACTGTTTTCTCTGGCGTCAAAGAAGTTTCACGTGCATATGCGACAGGTTCTGTAGATCTGCAGGCGCGCATCAGAGCGCGTATCACTGAGTACAGACCGGATGAGAACGAAACCTTAGTCGAGAAAACCAGTTTAGTTGAAACGACTGTTGGCCGTGTTTTGTTGTGGGAAAAAGTACCAGCGGGTCTTCCTTTCTCGCTCGTCAACCGCCCAATGGCCAAGAAGGCAATTTCTGCTGCGTTGGATGAGAGCTATCGTCACTGTGGCTTGAAAGACACCGTTATCTTTGCTGATCAGTTGATGTACACCGGTTTCGAGTACTCGACTAAGTCAGGTTGTTCGATTGGTGTAAATGACTTTGCTATTCCTGATGAGAAAGCAAAAATCATCGATGATGCACAAGATGAAGTTGGTGAGATTCAGCAGCAGTTTACAGCCGGTCTGGTAACTCAGGGCGAGAAGTACAACAAGGTTATTGATATCTGGTCTCGTGCCAATGAGCTTGTCGCTGCGGCGATGATGGATGGCATCAGTAAAGAAATTGTTAAAAACCGTAAAGGCGATGATGAAGAGCAGGGTTCATTCAACTCCGTATTCATCTATGCGGATTCCGGTGCTCGTGGTAGCCCGGCGCAGATTCGTCAGTTAGCCGGTATGCGTGGTCTGATGGCGAAGCCGGATGGCTCAATCATCGAAACGCCGATCACATCTAACTTCCGTGAAGGCTTGAGCGTACTGCAATACTTCATCTCGACTCACGGTGCTCGTAAAGGTTTGGCGGATACCGCGTTGAAGACTGCGAACTCCGGTTACCTAACACGTCGTCTTGTTGATGTTGCTCAGGATGTTGTTGTTACTGAGGATGATTGTGGTACCGAACGTGGTATTGCAATGACACCGGTTATCGAGGGTGGTGACATCATCGAAACATTGGGTGATCGAGTCTTGGGTCGTACCGTTCTTGAAGACGTTGTCATGCCTGGCACCGATGAAGTTGTTATCGAAGGTGGCACGCTGATTGACGAAGAATGGGTTGTTCGCCTTGAATCCATGGCAATTGATGAAATCTATGTTCGCTCGGGTATTACTTGTGAAACACGCCACGGTGTGTGTTCCGCATGTTACGGTCGTGATCTTGCGCGCGGACATCGTGTTGGTGTTGGTGAGTCAGTCGGTGTTATCGCTGCACAGTCGATCGGTGAGCCGGGTACTCAGTTAACCATGCGTACGTTCCACATCGGTGGTGCCGCGTCGCGTGCAACAGCTGATGATAGTATTCAGGTTAAACATGAAGGCTCCATTCGCCTGCACAACATCAAAGTTGTCGAGCGCGACGACGGTAAATTGGTTGCAACCTCTCGTTCTGGTGAGTTGTCTGTTATCGACACGAATGGTCGTGAGCGTGAGCGCTATAAGTTGCCTTACGGTTCGGTTATCGGCAAGAAGGACGGTCAGGTTTGTGCCGCGGGTGACATTGTTGCCAACTGGGATCCACACATGCATCCAATCGTTACTGAGGTTGCTGGTAAAGCGAAGTTCAGTGGCATGGATGAGGGCATCTCGATTTCGCGTCAAACTGACGAGCTGACTGGTCTTTCCAGTATTCGAGTTATCGATCCGACAGAGCGTCCAGCTGCAGGTAAAGATCTGCGTCCAGCAATTACCTTAGTTGATGATGAAGGTAATGAATTGTGCCTTGCGGGTACTAATGTGCCAGCGCATTACTTCCTTCCGGCAAACGCGATTGTTGGCTTAAGTGATGGCGATACCGTTAGTGTCGGTGACGTACTTGCGCGGATTCCTCAGGAAGGCTCGAAAACTCGTGATATCACCGGTGGTTTGCCGCGTGTTGCGGATCTCTTTGAAGCACGTAAGCCGAAAGAATCGGCAATCCTGGCTGAAATTTCCGGTACCGTTAGTTGGGGTAAGGAAACTAAAGGCAAGCGTCGCTTGGTGATTACTCCACCAGAAGGGGTTACGCTAGCAGACGGCAAAGATCACTACGAAGCGCTGATCCCTAAATGGCGTAACTTCTCAGTGTTTGAAGGTGAAACAGTTGAGAAGGGTGAAGTTGTTTCGGATGGTCCGTCTAATCCGCATGACATTCTTCGTCTTAAAGGTGTTGTGGCACTGACGAACTATATCGTGTCTGAAGTTCAGGACGTCTACCGCCTCCAAGGTGTAAAAATCAACGATAAGCACATCGAAATTATTATTCGTCAGATGCTGCGTAAAACTGAAATCACCGAAATGGGCGATTCTAGCTTTATCAAGGGTGAGCAAGTTGAGCTTGCACGTATCTCTGAGCAGAACCAGGTGCTTAAGGCCGATAGTAAGATTCCTGCACAATACGAACGCGTATTGTTGGGTATCACCAAGGCATCTTTGGCGACAGAAAGCTTTATTTCCGCGGCATCATTCCAGGAAACTACACGTGTACTTACCGAGGCAGCGGTTCACGGTAAGCGAGACTACCTGCGCGGTTTGAAAGAAAACGTTGTTGTGGGTCGTCTGATTCCAGCGGGTACGGGGCTTTCGTATCACCTGGACCGTAAAGAGCAGAAAGAGTCAGCAGATACCGGTGTCAGCGCAAGCGATGTCGAGGCAGCGTTGGCTGAAGCCTTTGGCCAAAGTAGCGATATTTAA
- the rpsL gene encoding 30S ribosomal protein S12, producing the protein MATINQLVRKPRKRKVAKSDVPALQSCPQRRGVCTRVYTTTPKKPNSALRKVCRVRLTNGYEVTSYIGGEGHNLQEHSVVLIRGGRVKDLPGVRYHTVRGTLDTQGVNDRKQGRSKYGTKRPK; encoded by the coding sequence ATGGCAACGATCAACCAGTTGGTTCGTAAGCCTAGAAAACGCAAAGTCGCTAAAAGTGATGTGCCTGCGTTGCAGAGCTGTCCTCAACGTCGCGGTGTGTGCACTCGTGTGTATACCACTACGCCGAAGAAGCCTAACTCTGCATTGCGTAAAGTATGTCGTGTGCGCCTGACCAATGGTTATGAAGTAACTTCATACATCGGTGGTGAAGGCCATAACCTGCAGGAGCATAGTGTTGTACTGATTCGTGGCGGTCGTGTAAAAGATTTGCCAGGTGTTCGTTACCACACAGTTCGCGGTACGCTTGACACACAAGGTGTTAACGATCGTAAGCAGGGCCGTTCGAAGTACGGTACCAAGCGTCCTAAATAA
- the rpsG gene encoding 30S ribosomal protein S7, translating into MPRRRVVAKREILPDPKYGNVTLAKFMNHVMVSGKKSVAESIVYGALEIVEEKAGKSPLEVFEEALEQIAPMVEVKSRRVGGATYQVPVEVRPSRRHALAMRWLVEYSRSRGEKSMRQRLAGEIVDASQGKGNAVKKREDVHRMAEANKAFSHFRF; encoded by the coding sequence ATGCCTAGAAGAAGAGTCGTCGCAAAACGCGAAATCCTGCCAGATCCGAAGTACGGAAATGTAACACTGGCGAAGTTCATGAACCATGTCATGGTTAGTGGAAAAAAATCTGTCGCTGAGAGTATCGTCTACGGTGCACTGGAAATCGTAGAAGAGAAAGCGGGCAAGAGTCCTCTGGAAGTATTCGAAGAAGCCCTCGAGCAAATCGCACCTATGGTTGAGGTTAAATCTCGCCGTGTCGGTGGTGCGACTTATCAGGTGCCGGTTGAGGTTCGTCCATCACGTCGTCATGCGTTGGCGATGCGTTGGTTGGTAGAATACTCCCGTAGCCGTGGCGAAAAATCTATGCGGCAGCGTCTTGCCGGCGAGATTGTTGATGCGTCACAGGGCAAAGGCAATGCGGTTAAGAAACGTGAAGACGTTCACCGCATGGCTGAAGCTAACAAAGCGTTCTCGCACTTCCGTTTCTGA
- the rpoB gene encoding DNA-directed RNA polymerase subunit beta, with amino-acid sequence MAYSYTEKKRIRKNFGRFQQIMEVPYLLAIQLDSYRKFTQVGTPQDGRADVGLHAAFKSVFPIVSYSGNAALEYVSYKLGDPVFDVAECQLRGVTYAVPLRVRVXLIIYDKDSSSKAIKDIKEQEVYMGEIPIMTENGTFVINGTERVIVSQLHRSPGVFFDHDKGKTHSSGKLLYSARVIPYRGSWLDFEFDPKDLVYVRIDRRRKLPATILLRALGYTSQEMIAMFFDTDSFSFNGDDVSLELVPDRLRGEVAAFDIVDSKDSVIVEQGRRITGRHIRQLTKANLTSLPVPREYMLGRSLAKDIIDQETGEVLIECNTELTDELLENLQSKGIDQIETIYSNELDCGPYVSETLKADPSRDELDALVEIYRMMRPGEPPTKDAAENLFQNLFFTDERYDLSAVGRMKFNRRLGREESVGSGTLSKEDIVDVLKTLIDIRNGKGVVDDIDHLGNRRVRSVGEMAENQFRVGLVRVERAVKERLSQAESEGLMPQDLINAKPVAAAVKEFFGSSQLSQFMDQNNPLSEVTHKRRVSALGPGGLTRERAGFEVRDVHPTHYGRVCPIETPEGPNIGLINSLATYSRTNEYGFLESPYVKVENKQVTGEIEYLSAINEYEYVIAQASALLDEESRFVEGLVDVRHQYEFSKMLPEDVQFMDVSPKQVVSVAASLIPFLEHDDANRALMGSNMQRQAVPTLRADKPLVGTGIERIVARDSGVCVVARHGGVVHSVDASRIVVRVNDDEAQPGEAPVDIYNLIKYTRSNQNTCINQRALVKQGDIVVRGDIMADGPSVDMGELALGQNMRIAFMPWNGYNFEDSILVSERVVKEDRFTTIHIQELTCVARDTKLGSEEVTADIPNVGESALSKLDESGIVYIGAEVGPGDILVGKVTPKGETQLTPEEKLLRAIFGEKASDVKDTSLRVGTSTRGTVIDVQVFTRDGLEKDQRALAIEKSQLDDYRKDLNQEYAIIEDATFARLSKQLEGKEVKAGAGFNKGDVLSAEAIADFTSEQWFKIRMAETRLNDELDAAEKGLVEFRKELDDRFEVKKKKLQTGDDLAPGVLKIVKVYLAIKRRIQPGDKMAGRHGNKGVISNVVPIEDMPYDGNGEPVDIVLNPLGVPSRMNVGQILETHLGMAARGLGVKIDKMIREQRAVAELRTFLEEVYNKNAVNKEDLDSFSDDEIVEMASNLRMGVPMATPVFDGAAEEEVKDLLELADIPRSGQISLCDGRTGDSFTRPVTVGYMYMLKLNHLVDDKMHARSTGSYSLVTQQPLGGKAQFGGQRFGEMEVWALEAYGAAYTLQEMLTVKSDDVNGRTKMYKNIVDGDYSMDPGMPESFNVLIKEIRSLGIDIDLDTE; translated from the coding sequence ATGGCATACTCATACACTGAGAAAAAACGTATTCGTAAAAATTTTGGGAGATTCCAGCAAATAATGGAAGTGCCATATCTTTTGGCAATCCAGCTGGACTCCTATCGTAAGTTCACTCAGGTCGGTACTCCGCAGGATGGCCGTGCGGATGTGGGCTTACATGCTGCTTTTAAGTCAGTGTTTCCGATTGTAAGCTATTCAGGCAATGCAGCGCTTGAATATGTAAGTTATAAGCTTGGTGATCCGGTATTTGACGTTGCTGAATGTCAGCTGCGTGGTGTGACCTACGCCGTGCCACTGCGTGTGCGCGTACNGTTGATTATCTACGATAAAGACTCTTCGTCTAAAGCGATAAAGGATATCAAAGAACAAGAAGTCTATATGGGTGAAATCCCTATTATGACTGAGAACGGTACCTTCGTTATCAATGGTACTGAACGTGTTATTGTTTCGCAGCTTCATCGCTCTCCGGGTGTGTTCTTCGATCACGATAAAGGTAAGACTCACTCTTCTGGTAAGTTGTTGTACAGTGCGCGAGTGATCCCCTACCGTGGTTCATGGCTCGACTTTGAGTTTGATCCTAAGGACTTGGTATACGTGCGCATCGATCGCCGCCGTAAACTACCTGCGACTATTTTGCTGCGTGCGCTGGGATATACATCCCAAGAAATGATAGCGATGTTCTTTGATACTGATTCGTTCAGTTTCAATGGTGACGATGTGAGTCTTGAGTTGGTACCTGATCGTCTGCGTGGTGAGGTTGCAGCGTTTGATATCGTTGATAGTAAAGATAGCGTTATTGTTGAGCAAGGCCGCCGTATTACCGGTCGTCACATTCGTCAGCTCACCAAGGCAAATCTAACATCTTTACCTGTGCCTCGTGAATACATGTTAGGTCGTTCGTTGGCCAAAGACATTATCGATCAGGAAACTGGCGAAGTGCTCATCGAATGTAATACTGAGCTGACAGACGAGTTGTTAGAAAACCTTCAGTCGAAAGGTATTGATCAAATTGAAACGATCTACTCGAATGAGCTGGATTGTGGTCCGTATGTATCTGAGACGTTGAAGGCTGATCCTTCACGTGATGAGCTTGATGCGTTGGTTGAGATCTACCGCATGATGCGTCCTGGCGAGCCGCCAACTAAAGATGCCGCTGAGAACCTATTTCAAAACCTGTTCTTTACTGACGAGCGTTATGACCTGTCTGCTGTTGGTCGTATGAAGTTCAACCGTCGCTTAGGTCGCGAAGAGTCTGTTGGTTCCGGAACGCTAAGCAAAGAAGATATCGTTGATGTTTTGAAAACCTTGATTGATATCCGTAACGGTAAAGGTGTGGTTGATGATATCGATCACCTAGGTAACCGTCGTGTACGTTCTGTCGGTGAAATGGCAGAGAACCAATTCCGTGTTGGTCTTGTACGTGTTGAGCGCGCAGTTAAAGAGCGCTTGTCTCAAGCGGAGTCTGAAGGCTTGATGCCTCAGGATCTGATTAACGCCAAGCCTGTGGCTGCGGCAGTTAAAGAATTTTTCGGCTCGAGTCAGTTGTCTCAATTTATGGATCAAAACAATCCACTGTCTGAGGTGACACACAAACGTCGTGTTTCTGCATTAGGCCCTGGTGGTTTGACGCGTGAGCGTGCTGGTTTTGAAGTTCGAGATGTGCATCCTACTCACTACGGCCGTGTTTGCCCAATCGAGACACCTGAGGGGCCAAACATCGGTCTGATTAACTCGTTGGCTACGTACTCGCGAACTAACGAGTACGGTTTCCTTGAGAGCCCGTATGTAAAAGTTGAAAACAAGCAGGTAACCGGCGAGATCGAATACTTGTCTGCAATCAACGAATATGAATATGTTATCGCTCAGGCGTCAGCGTTGTTGGATGAAGAAAGCCGTTTTGTAGAAGGGCTGGTTGATGTTCGACATCAATATGAATTCTCCAAAATGCTGCCTGAAGACGTCCAGTTTATGGATGTATCGCCCAAGCAGGTAGTTTCTGTTGCTGCGTCGTTGATTCCTTTCCTAGAGCACGATGATGCGAACCGTGCCTTGATGGGATCGAACATGCAACGTCAGGCAGTTCCTACACTGCGAGCTGACAAGCCGCTAGTTGGTACGGGTATTGAGCGTATCGTTGCACGTGACTCAGGTGTGTGTGTCGTTGCACGTCACGGTGGTGTTGTGCATTCAGTTGATGCGAGCCGTATTGTTGTTCGTGTGAATGATGACGAAGCTCAGCCGGGCGAAGCTCCGGTTGATATCTACAACCTGATCAAGTACACCCGGTCTAACCAAAACACCTGTATCAATCAGCGTGCGTTGGTTAAGCAGGGTGATATTGTTGTTCGCGGTGATATCATGGCGGATGGTCCATCGGTAGATATGGGTGAGCTGGCTTTGGGTCAGAACATGCGTATCGCATTCATGCCGTGGAATGGTTATAACTTTGAGGATTCCATTCTGGTTTCCGAGCGTGTTGTTAAAGAAGATCGCTTTACAACCATTCACATTCAAGAGCTAACCTGTGTTGCTCGTGATACCAAGCTCGGTTCAGAAGAAGTCACAGCAGATATTCCGAATGTTGGTGAGTCTGCACTGTCGAAGTTGGATGAGTCGGGTATTGTCTATATCGGTGCTGAAGTTGGCCCTGGTGACATTTTGGTGGGTAAGGTAACACCAAAAGGTGAAACGCAATTAACACCAGAAGAAAAGCTCCTGCGAGCCATCTTTGGTGAGAAGGCATCGGATGTTAAAGATACCTCTCTGCGTGTTGGTACCAGTACGCGTGGTACGGTTATTGATGTACAAGTCTTTACTCGGGACGGGTTGGAAAAAGACCAACGTGCATTGGCTATCGAGAAGTCGCAGTTAGATGACTATCGTAAAGACCTGAATCAGGAATACGCCATCATTGAAGATGCAACGTTCGCACGTTTGAGCAAGCAGCTTGAAGGTAAAGAAGTTAAGGCTGGCGCTGGTTTTAATAAAGGTGATGTATTGTCTGCTGAGGCTATCGCTGATTTTACCTCTGAGCAATGGTTCAAGATTCGTATGGCTGAAACCCGCCTGAACGATGAATTGGATGCTGCAGAGAAAGGTCTTGTCGAATTCCGTAAGGAATTGGATGATCGCTTTGAAGTGAAGAAGAAGAAGCTTCAAACCGGTGATGATTTGGCTCCTGGTGTACTCAAGATTGTTAAGGTTTACCTTGCGATTAAACGTCGTATTCAGCCTGGTGATAAAATGGCTGGTCGTCACGGTAACAAGGGTGTTATCTCGAACGTTGTTCCGATCGAAGATATGCCATATGACGGCAACGGTGAACCTGTTGATATCGTTCTAAACCCATTGGGTGTTCCGTCGCGAATGAACGTTGGTCAGATTTTGGAAACTCACTTGGGTATGGCTGCCCGCGGTTTGGGTGTCAAAATCGATAAGATGATACGTGAGCAGCGTGCTGTCGCAGAGCTCCGTACCTTCCTCGAAGAGGTATACAACAAGAACGCGGTTAATAAAGAAGACCTTGATAGCTTCTCTGATGACGAAATCGTTGAAATGGCTTCTAACCTGCGTATGGGTGTGCCGATGGCAACGCCAGTCTTTGACGGTGCTGCTGAGGAAGAAGTGAAGGATCTGCTTGAGCTTGCGGATATTCCACGCTCCGGTCAGATCTCGCTGTGTGATGGTCGTACAGGTGATTCATTCACGCGTCCGGTAACCGTTGGTTACATGTACATGCTGAAGTTGAATCACCTTGTTGATGATAAAATGCACGCGCGTTCAACCGGTTCTTATAGCTTAGTTACGCAGCAACCGCTGGGTGGTAAAGCACAGTTCGGTGGTCAGCGCTTCGGTGAGATGGAAGTATGGGCACTTGAAGCATACGGTGCAGCTTACACCTTGCAGGAAATGTTGACAGTGAAATCCGATGACGTTAATGGCCGGACGAAGATGTATAAAAACATCGTCGATGGCGATTACAGCATGGACCCTGGTATGCCTGAATCTTTCAATGTATTGATCAAGGAAATCCGTTCGCTGGGTATCGATATCGATCTCGATACTGAGTAA